A window from Gorilla gorilla gorilla isolate KB3781 chromosome 21, NHGRI_mGorGor1-v2.1_pri, whole genome shotgun sequence encodes these proteins:
- the LOC101144966 gene encoding large ribosomal subunit protein uL11-like, with translation MPPKFDPNEIKVVYLRCTGGEVGAASALAPKIGPLGLSPKKVGDDIAKAMGDWKGLRITVKLTIQNRQAQIEVVPSASALIIKALKEPPRDRKKQKNIKHGGNITFDEIVNIARQMRHRSLARELSGTIKEILGTAQSVGCNIDGRHPHDIIDDINSGAVECPAS, from the coding sequence ATGCCTCCGAAGTTCGACCCCAACGAGATCAAAGTCGTATACCTGAGGTGCACCGGAGGTGAAGTCGGTGCCGCTTCTGCCCTGGCCCCCAAGATCGGCCCCCTgggtctgtctccaaaaaaggttGGTGATGACATTGCCAAGGCAATGGGTGACTGGAAGGGCCTGAGGATTACAGTGAAACTGACCATTCAGAACAGACAGGCCCAGATTGAGGTGGtgccttctgcctctgccctgaTCATCAAAGCCCTCAAGGAACCaccaagagacagaaagaaacagaaaaacattaaacACGGTGGGAATATCACTTTTGATGAGATCGTCAACATTGCTCGACAGATGCGGCACCGATCCTTAGCCAGAGAACTCTCTGGAACCATTAAAGAGATCCTGGGGACTGCCCAGTCTGTGGGCTGTAATATTGATGGCCGCCACCCTCATGACATCATAGATGACATCAACAGTGGTGCTGTGGAATGCCCAGCCAGTTaa